A single region of the Vicia villosa cultivar HV-30 ecotype Madison, WI linkage group LG4, Vvil1.0, whole genome shotgun sequence genome encodes:
- the LOC131598631 gene encoding uncharacterized protein LOC131598631 yields the protein MENPLLGFVKNAANDQGSLAQASPGKSTAEIDLQERSTKKVKENINNMHGDPVVSGAEKTVSFRDIMIGQKNVESEVDMVEESEDEEALEVGSGGIMVEEKTIRGYECPSFIFSEAEEKRIQKRWRRGVIVKLLGRKIGYKALETRLNQMWVRKGVISIIDLSNDYYLVAFSHEDDKKAALGNGPWFIYDHYLTVKDWRPNFQPNTDSIDEVAVWVRIYGLPIEYYDPRALTVFGNRIGRTIKVDKTTIKQERGKYARICVTVNLAKPLLAMFDINGSYYKIEFKVGGEEQQVRGITDIVVDNHNVEDGPWRIVQKPRRTRKTPEGRKSVAPAKINDGAKVGGSRFHALIVEDSELMGNDTTINVDNSSDIIENYNNYGLKLNDKGGVSGMKNVDGFDGVSKRITVLGKEKNLQNRDVADSLTDLDLNKEQNDGNINGKKRVINAGDGGRRHVQNSETKRATLGVRGGIQVKEK from the exons ATGGAAAATCCTCTGCTAGGGTTTGTGAAGAATGCAGCGAACGATCAGGGTAGTCTTGCTCAAGCGAGTCCGGGGAAGAGTACGGCGGAGATTGATCTACAAGAACGAAGTacaaaaaaggtcaaagagaataTTAATAATATGCATGGGGATCCGGTTGTTAGTGGTGCTGAGAAGACTGTTTCTTTCCGAGATATCATGATTGGTCAGAAGAATGTGGAGTCGGAAGTAGACATGGTGGAGGAGAGTGAGGATGAGGAGGCTCTGGAAGTTGGTAGCGGAGGAATCATGGTGGAGGAGAAAACTATAAGGGGATATGAATGTCCCTCATTTATATTCTCTGAAGCTGAGGAAAAGAGGATACAAAAACGATGGAGGAGGGGAGTAATTGTTAAACTTCTAGGAAGGAAGATCGGATATAAGGCGCTGGAAACCCGATTGAATCAAATGTGGGTTCGAAAAGGTGTCATCAGTATCATTGACTTAAGCAATGATTACTATCTGGTGGCTTTTTCGCATGAGGATGATAAGAAGGCAGCTCTCGGTAATGGTCCATGGTTTATCTATGACCATTATCTTACAGTCAAGGATTGGAGGCCGAATTTTCAACCGAATACGGATTCAATTGATGAAGTGGCGGTGTGGGTCAGAATCTATGGTTTACCCATTGAATATTACGATCCAAGAGCCCTAACGGTCTTTGGGAATCGGATTGGGCGAACTATCAAAGTAGATAAGACGACTATCAAACAAGAAAGAGGTAAATATGCTAGAATTTGCGTGACTGTCAACCTGGCGAAACCTCTTCTAGCCATGTTTGATATTAATGGAAGCTATTATAAAATTGA GTTCAAGGTTGGGGGAGAAGAGCAGCAAGTTAGGGGGATAACAGATATTGTGGTTGATAATCATAATGTGGAAGATGGACCTTGGAGAATTGTGCAGAAACCGAGAAGAACTAGGAAGACCCCGGAGGGCCGGAAATCTGTTGCTCCGGCGAAAATTAATGATGGAGCCAAGGTGGGGGGATCGCGATTTCATGCCTTAATTGTTGAAGATTCGGAGTTGATGGGCAATGATACTACCATTAATGTTGATAATAGCAGTGATATTATTGAGAATTATAATAATTATGGGCTTAAATTGAACGATAAAGGTGGAGTTAGTGGTATGAAGAACGTTGACGGATTTGATGGGGTCTCTAAAAGAATCACTGTTTTGGGAAAGGAAAAGAATCTTCAAAACAGGGATGTGGCTGATTCCTTGACGGATTTAGATTTAAACAAGGAGCAAAATGATGGTAACATTAATGGGAAGAAAAGAGTAATCAATGCGGGAGATGGTGGGAGAAGACACGTGCAAAATTCTGAGACCAAAAGAGCTACACTTGGAGTACGTGGGGGGATCCAAGTTAAGGAAAAATAA